The following are encoded in a window of Onthophagus taurus isolate NC chromosome 3, IU_Otau_3.0, whole genome shotgun sequence genomic DNA:
- the LOC111416454 gene encoding m7GpppN-mRNA hydrolase, translating into MEYNMEVELRTTQHSIPMDVLIDLIARFVINVPDTAKQNLIRICFQIELAYWYYLDFYVNGETKLRSCGFKEFAAHVFIHSPFLKRDYNRLDEILEEWREYKQSVPTYGAILLSEGNSHVLLVQGYWGKASWGFPKGKVNEDEDPAHCAVREVYEETGFDISSRIDPENYFEAVIHEQLVRLYVITGIPFNTKFQPRTRNEIKSCEWFPIADLPNNKKDNTPKVKMGLSTHSFYMVLPFVKRIKGLFNNKPKAHRQKSLSFSEASSTSRPKYHRSDSECKEIKDVKEMKEFKGNKERKSFSKRQLFNDKDIVFTAPSWLNFKFDRAAILESIP; encoded by the exons ATGGAATATAATATGGAGGTAGAATTAAGGACCACGCAGCACTCGATACCAATGGACGTGCTGATTGACCTAATAGC GAGGTTTGTCATAAACGTCCCGGACACAGCCAAACAGAACTTGATACGAATATGTTTCCAAATCGAGTTGGCTTACTGGTACTACTTAGATTTCTACGTAAACGGCGAAACGAAATTGAGAAGTTGTGGTTTTAAGGAGTTTGCCGCTCACGTTTTCATCCACTCGCCGTTTTTAAAACGAGATTACAACCGTTTAGATGAAATACTTGAAGAATGGCGTGAATATAAACAATCTGTACCAACTTACGGAGCTATTTTATTGTCTGAAGGAAACTCGCATGTCTTATTAGTACAAGGATATTGGGGTAAAGCTTCTTGGGGTTTCCCAAAAGGTAAAGTTAACGAAGATGAAGATCCCGCTCATTGTGCTGTTCGTGAAGTATACGAAGAAACAGGATTTGATATTTCAAGTCGAATCGATccagaaaattattttgaagctGTAATTCACGAACAATTAGTAAGATTATACGTTATAACGGGGATTCCGTTTAACACAAAGTTCCAACCGAGAACGAGGAATGAAATAAAGTCATGCGAATGGTTCCCGATAGCTGATTTgcccaataataaaaaagataacacACCGAAAGTTAAAATGGGATTGAGTACGCATTCATTTTATATGGTTTTACCATTCGTTAAGCGAATTAAAGggttgtttaataataaaccaaaAGCTCATAGACAGAAATCTTTGAGTTTTAGTGAAGCGTCGAGTACATCGCGTCCAAAATATCATCGAAGCGATTCGGAATGTAAGGAAATTAAGGATGTGAAAGAGATGAAAGAATTTAAAGGAAATAAGGAGAGGAAATCGTTTTCAAAGAGACAACTTTTTAACGATAAAGATATCGTTTTTACAGCCCCATCTTggcttaatttcaaatttgatagaGCTGCAATACTCGAATCAATCCCCTGa
- the LOC111416466 gene encoding crossover junction endonuclease MUS81 — MSKKRITLKLKTPNPLFEKWLIEWRDEAKAKESKMQYCFSTALQSLKRYPIPLESGRDCKILKGFGDKLCKMLDEKLKEHKRNQEKENFNESNESIYTPQHRSGDYAILIALFESTKASLNKKEILDKAQFYCDSSFKMVTPGAWSSMETLINNNYVIKQSTKYSLTDKGKVIAKKLFDDLIHKELESNKTTSNLEHVNIDELMHCNIIDPNNHKNQTKNSTKSTLTFETLIFEPNSFEIILLVDTLETSGKDQSKDDPIISELNRLKVNFEIRHLKVGDYLWICRHKTTKKELVLPYIIERKRMDDFGKSIKDGRYHEQKFRLKQCGVQNKIYLVESLGKNVHVGLPMTSLMQAAINTMVQDGFMIKFCDNARSTGHYLNDMSKIINKNYLAKTILSCQKENLERSNFKDDVIWALTFEDFMKIGAKYKDFTVKEMFIKHLTSLKGLSIDKALAIADKYPTPRLLIEAYNQTAGDEGEKLISSITFKGNKTIGPVISQVIHRLYSQRF, encoded by the exons ATGTCTAAAAAGCGGATAACTCTCAAATTAAAAACACCAAACCCCCTTTTTGAAAAGTGGTTAATCGAGTGGCGAGATGAAGCAAAAGcgaaagaatcaaaaatgcaataTTGTTTCTCGACAGCTTTGCAATCGTTAAAACGATATCCAATTCCTTTAGAATCGGGGCGTGattgtaaaatattgaaaGGTTTCGGtgataaattatgtaaaatgCTCGAcgagaaattaaaagaacatAAACGGAATcaagagaaagaaaatttcaatgaATCAAATGAATCAATTTATACCCCTCAACATCGATCTGGAGATTATGCAATATTAATCGCGTTGTTTGAAAGCACAAAAGCTTCgttgaataaaaaagaaattcttgATAAAGCTCAATTTTACTGTGattcatcttttaaaatggttACACCCGGTGCTTGGTCTTCAATGGAAACtctaatcaataataattatgttattaaacAAAGTACTAAATATTCTTTAACAGATAAAGGAAAagtaattgcaaaaaaattatttgatgatTTAATCCACAAagaattagaatcaaataaaaCAACTTCAAATTTAGAACATGTTAATATTGATGAATTAATGCATTGTAACATTATAGATCCAAATAATCACAAAAatcaaactaaaaatagtACTAAATCAACATTAACGTTCGAAACGTTAATATTTGAACCAAATTCTTTTGAAATAATCCTTCTTGTTGATACATTAGAAACTTCCGGTAAAGATCAATCAAAAGATGATCCAATTATAAGtgaattaaatcgtttaaaagTAAACTTTGAAATTCGCCATTTAAAAGTTGGTGATTACCTTTGGATATGTCGtcataaaacaacaaaaaaagaattagttCTTCCCTATATCATCGAAAGGAAACGAATGGACGATTTTGGGAAAAGCATTAAAGATGGGCGTTATCACGAACAAAAGTTTCGTTTGAAACAATGTGGGGTacaaaataagatttatttagtGGAAAGTTTGGGGAAAAATGTTCATGTTGGGCTTCCAATGACCAGTTTAATGCAAGCTGCAATCAATACAATGGTTCAAGATGGGTTTATGATTAAGTTTTGTGATAATGCAAGAAGTACGGGACATTATTTAAATGATATgagtaaaattataaataaaaattatttg gctaaaacaattttaagttGTCAAAAAGAAAACTTGGAACGTTCGAATTTCAAAGATGACGTTATTTGGGCTTTAACTTTTGAGGATTTTATGAAAATCGGAGCTaaatataaa GATTTTACCGTAAAAGAGATGTTTATAAAACACCTCACTTCGTTGAAAGGGTTATCGATTGATAAAGCATTAGCAATCGCTGATAAATATCCAACTCCACGACTTTTAATTGAAGCTTATAATCAAACCGCTGGTGATGAAggggaaaaattaatttcttcgattACTTTTAAAGGGAATAAAACGATTGGACCTGTTATAAGTCAAGTTATTCATCGTTTGTATTCCCAAaggttttag
- the LOC111416462 gene encoding ADP-ribosylhydrolase ARH3-like, which produces MAVLLDSVLMKAKFRGCMLGTLMGDCLGAPFEGDPGSRAIVQKYFDKIDGEYTKSPIKMYTDDTAMTKSIAKCLIDKPPFDYKYLAKLFVKEYFKERRRGYGPGVTQVFNKLRSYKYEDIYKPAKEQFEGTGSYGNGGAMRISPIPLFFANNYDALIEAVVKSTEITHTHTLGVNGSILQAIAIHQGLMLHPEEKADYKVFIEKLIGKMKKFEGGEIKDIDDPSPYQSQLKRIQKLFEIEKPNEPVSDDEVVACLGNSISALHSVPTAIYCYLRAQNDIPDLKADNPFRRSIQYAISLGGDTDTIAAMTGSIAGAHYGERFVSENMKKHCEFVKEMVELADDLFKVSDLGGK; this is translated from the exons ATGGCGGTTTTATTAGATAGTGTTCTTATGAAAGCAAAGTTTCGTGGTTGTATGCTTGGGACGTTAATGGGTGATTGTTTAGGAGCCCCTTTTGAAGGTGATCCAGGAAGTAGAGCTATAGTCCAAAAGTATTTCGATAAAATCGATGGGGAATACACTAAAT CACCAATTAAAATGTACACGGATGATACCGCAATGACGAAATCAATCGCAAAGTGTTTAATAGATAAACCCCCTTTTGATTATAAATACTTAGCGAAGCTATTTGTAAAAGAATACTTTAAAGAACGACGGAGAGGATATGGACCCGGCGTTACCCAAGTTTTCAATAAACTGCGTTCGTACAAATACGAAGACATTTATAAACCTGCTAAAGAACAATTTGAAGGAACTGGTTCGTATGGAAATGGAGGGGCGATGAGAATATCCCCAATTCCGTTATTTTTCGCTAATAACTATGATGCTTTAATTGAGGCTGTTGTAAAATCGACGGAAATTACTCATACCCATACTTTAGGGGTTAATGGCTCAATTTTACAAGCGATTGCTATCCATCAAGGTTTAATGTTACATCCAGAAGAAAAAGCTGATTATAAAGTATTCATTGAGAAATTAATTgggaaaatgaagaaatttgaAGGAGgtgaaat aaAAGACATTGATGATCCATCACCGTATCAATCGCAATTAAAacgtattcaaaaattatttgaaattgaaaaacctAACGAACCGGTTAGTGATGATGAAGTTGTGGCGTGTCTTGGGAATAGTATTTCCGCTCTCCATTCGGTCCCTACAGCTATTTATTGCTATTTAAGGGCACAAAATGATATTCCCGATTTAAAg gcTGATAATCCTTTTAGAAGATCAATCCAATATGCCATATCATTAGGTGGTGATACAGATACGATAGCTGCTATGACAGGAAGCATAGCTGGGGCTCATTATGGGGAACGTTTTGTGAGTGAAAATATGAAGAAACATTGTGAATTTGTGAAGGAAATGGTTGAATTAGccgatgatttatttaaagttaGTGATTTAGGGGGAAAGTGA
- the LOC111416434 gene encoding sorting nexin-27 isoform X1, with the protein MMAEVVVQNSNSPRVLNNMKLTDGANGPRVVTINKTETGFGFNVRGQVSEGGQLRSINGELYAPLQHVSAVLDRGAAEQAGIRKGDRILEVNGVNVEGATHKQVVDLIKSGGDVLTLTVISVTQQEAERLEPTDDTQGYSYIDYSEKRSLPISIPDYNYNERGGERYVAFNIYMAGRHLCSRRYREFAKLHNDLKKEFIGFNFPKLPGKWPFTLSEQQLDARRRGLEQYLERVCAVRVIAESDIMQEFLTDQDDENNSSPVDLKVLLPDREVITVTLRKSANADDVYDMVVKKINMNKSTAKYFYLFEIVEYNFERKLQPTEYPHNLYIQNYSTATSTCLCVRKWLFSLTKELSLMHDVQATHYIFWQAVDEVNRGCIQAGERLYQLKALQDSTRATEYLKLARELPGYGDVVFPHCGCDTRKGGHVIVAVGSQNLKLHACREDGTLESQVVALNWDSISQWEADDEATAFCIKYNRVDKSPKWVKIYTPYYMYLLDCFERIIEESKWVDTGE; encoded by the exons ATGATGGCGGAAGTGGTTGTTCAAAACAGTAATAGTCCGCGAGTTTTGAACAATATGAAGCTAACTGATGGGGCGAACGGCCCCCGCGTTGTCACCATTAATAAGACGGAAACGGGGTTTGGTTTTAACGTGCGCGGACAAGTAAGCGAAGGGGGCCAATTGCGCAGCATTAACGGCGAATTGTACGCCCCGTTACAACATGTAAGCGCCGTTTTAGATCGGGGGGCCGCGGAACAAGCTGGGATAAGAAAAGGGGATCGTATTTTAGAAGT aaATGGTGTTAATGTTGAAGGAGCTACTCACAAACAAGtcgttgatttaattaaatctggAGGTGATGTTTTAACTTTAACCGTTATTTCAGTAACACAACAG gaagCTGAACGTTTAGAACCAACCGATGACACTCAGGGTTACTCTTACATCGATTACAGTGAAAAAAGATCTCTTCCAATAAGCATTCCTGATTATAATTACAATGAACGAGGTGGTGAACGCTACGTGGCTTTCAATATTTACATGGCTGGTAGACATTTGTGCTCGAGAAGGTATCGAGAATTCGCAAAACTTCATAACGatttaaaaaaggaatttataG GTTTTAATTTTCCCAAATTACCCGGAAAATGGCCGTTTACACTCAGTGAACAACAATTAGATGCACGCCGGAGAGGATTAGAACAATATTTAGAGAGAGTTTGCGCCGTTAGGGTTATTGCAGAGTCTGATATTATGCAGGAATTTTTAACCGATCAAGATGATGAGAATAATAGTAGTCCCGTTGATTTAAAA gTTTTATTACCCGATAGAGAGGTTATAACCGTTACATTAAGAAAAAGCGCAAATGCTGATGATGTATACGATATggtggttaaaaaaatcaatatgaacaaaagtacagctaaatatttttatttattcgaaATCGTTGAGTATAATTTTG aaCGCAAATTACAACCAACTGAATACCCGCACAACCTCTACATACAAAACTATAGCACAGCTACAAGTACATGTCTTTGTGTTCGAAAATGGTTATTCTCGTTAACGAAGGAGCTATCATTAATGCATGATGTGCAAGCGACTCATTACATTTTTTGGCAAGCCGTCGATGAAGTAAACCGTGGTTGTATTCAAGCCGGGGAACGTCTTTATCAATTAAAAGCGCTCCAAGATAGTACGAGAGCCACGGAGTACCTTAAATTGGCCAGGGAACTTCCTGGGTATGGAGATGTTGTTTTTCCACATTGCGGTTGCGATACGCGTAAAGGTGGGCACGTTATAGTCGCAGTTGGTAGTCAAAATTTAAAGCTACACGCGTGCCGGGAAGATGGAACGTTGGAGAGTCAGGTTGTTGCGTTAAATTGGGACTCGATATCTCAATGGGAAGCTGATGATGAAGCTACAGcgttttgtattaaatataacCGAGTTGATAAATCACCGAAATGGGTTAAAATATATACGCCTTAT taCATGTATTTGTTGGATTGTTTTGAACGGATAATCGAGGAGAGTAAATGGGTTGATACTGGAGAATGA
- the LOC111416426 gene encoding tyrosine-protein phosphatase non-receptor type 9 isoform X2, with protein MAASLTHDQECATKNFIELINSRPKRKLGPVSWSTAVKFLFARKFDVSRAVALFDQHEAIRQREGLTRLDSTEEPLKSELQTGKFTILPSRDSTDAAIAVFTAHKHVPTLSTHQMTLQGVVYQLDVALQNPTTQKAGIVFIYDMTNSKYSNFDYDLSQKILTMLKGGYPARLKKVLIVTAPLWFKAPFKILRLFVREKLRERVFTVSLAQLTAHIKRESLPTQLGGLLQVDHNVWLSHCLQSMTTCPESPLPLYDGKTPSPQKKLATNSDLEISSSTNNVDSWAEEANLNPPSSASSGFSDDDSLHGEGAALTMQQLVEYVRDRGRPGLMQEYAEIRSRPPDGNFTVAKIRSNLPKNRYTDVLCYDHSRVILSEIDGETDSDYIHANFVDGYKQKNAFINTQGPLLKTTTDFWRMVWEQNTLVIVMTTRVMERGRPKCHQYWPSDIDGETTYGEFKVRSVAVDSNSDYTVTSLVLINLKTEETRDISHWQFTSWPDYGVPHSAKAMLEFLEKVRRQQTVMVTALGDTWAGHPRGPPIIVHCSAGIGRTGTFCTLDICISRLEDVGTVDIRGTVEKIRSQRAYSIQMPDQYVFCHLALIEYAISKGHLQSADLTGFDQGMDDDSD; from the exons ATGGCCGCGTCCCTAACCCACGACCAGGAATGC gcaacgaaaaattttatagaattaataaattcaaggcctaaaagaaaattaggCCCAGTTAGTTGGTCGACAGCGGTAAAATTCCTATTCGcaagaaaatttgatgtgAGTAGAGCGGTGGCTTTATTCGATCAACACGAAGCGATCCGGCAAAGAGAAGGTTTGACTCGACTCGATTCAACGGAAGAACCCCTTAAATCCGAATTACAAACCGGAAAATTCACAATCTTGCCTAGTAGAGACTCGACGGACGCAGCAATCGCCGTTTTCACCGCTCACAAACACGTGCCAACATTAAGCACCCACCAGATGACACTGCAGGGTGTCGTTTACCAACTGGACGTGGCCCTTCAAAATCCCACAACGCAAAAAGCGGGGATCGTTTTTATTTACGACATGACCAATTCGAAATATTCAAACTTTGATTATGATTTGTCGCAGAAAATTCTCACCATGTTAAAG gGTGGTTATCCAGCAAGATTGAAGAAAGTATTAATAGTAACAGCACCGTTATGGTTTAAAGCGCCGTTTAAAATATTGCGCCTATTCGTTCGCGAGAAACTTCGCGAAAGAGTTTTTACCGTATCCTTAGCCCAGCTGACGGCGCATATCAAAAGGGAATCGCTTCCGACCCAATTAGGCGGACTGCTTCAGGTCGACCATAATGTTTGGTTGTCACATTGTCTTCAGTCAATGACAACTTGCCCGGAATCACCTTTGCCACTTTACG ATGGCAAAACCCCATCGCCGCAAAAGAAATTGGCAACAAATTCCGACTTAGAAATTTCTTCATCGACTAATAACGTGGATAGTTGGGCTGAGGAGGCAAATTTGAATCCGCCTAGTAGTGCTAGTAGTGGGTTTTCCGACGATGACTCTCTTCATGGTGAAGGAGCCGCCCTCACAATGCAACAATTGGTTGAATACGTCCGGGATAGAGGCCGACCGGGTTTGATGCAAGAATATGCTGAAATCCGGTCGCGTCCGCCCGATGGAAACTTTACTGTAGCTAAAATTAGAAGTAATTTACCCAAAAAtag gtatACGGATGTGCTGTGTTACGATCATAGTAGGGTTATTTTATCAGAAATAGATGGTGAAACGGACAGTGATTACATTCACGCCAATTTCGTGGATGGATATAAACAGAAaaatgcttttattaatacccAAG gaccattattaaaaacgaCAACGGATTTTTGGAGAATGGTTTGGGAACAAAATACTTTAGTGATTGTAATGACGACGAGAGTTATGGAACGAGGAAGACCGAAATGTCATCAATATTGGCCTTCTGATATCGATGGTGAAACAACGTATGGGGAGTTTAAAGTACGCTCGGTGGCTGTTGATTCAAATAGTGATTACACGGTGACTTCATTGGTTCTTATCAACTTAAAA acGGAAGAAACTCGGGATATATCGCATTGGCAGTTCACTTCATGGCCGGATTATGGTGTTCCTCATTCTGCAAAAGCCATGTTGGAGTTTTTGGAGAAAGTTCGAAGACAACAGACGGTTATGGTGACTGCGTTGGGTGATACATGGGCTGGACATCCAAGAGGGCCCCCAATTATTGTACATTGTAGTGCCGGAATAGGACGAACag GTACATTTTGTACATTAGACATTTGCATATCTCGCCTGGAGGATGTTGGAACTGTGGATATTCGGGGAACTGTTGAAAAAATCCGCTCGCAACGAGCTTATTCAATTCAAATGCCTGATCAATATGTTTTTTGTCACTTGGCGTTAATTGAGTACGCGATATCAAAGGGTCATTTGCAGTCCGCCGATTTAACGGGGTTTGATCAAGGGATGGACGATGATTcagattaa
- the LOC111416434 gene encoding sorting nexin-27 isoform X2 translates to MLSYHHVYLENVLNFRNGVNVEGATHKQVVDLIKSGGDVLTLTVISVTQQEAERLEPTDDTQGYSYIDYSEKRSLPISIPDYNYNERGGERYVAFNIYMAGRHLCSRRYREFAKLHNDLKKEFIGFNFPKLPGKWPFTLSEQQLDARRRGLEQYLERVCAVRVIAESDIMQEFLTDQDDENNSSPVDLKVLLPDREVITVTLRKSANADDVYDMVVKKINMNKSTAKYFYLFEIVEYNFERKLQPTEYPHNLYIQNYSTATSTCLCVRKWLFSLTKELSLMHDVQATHYIFWQAVDEVNRGCIQAGERLYQLKALQDSTRATEYLKLARELPGYGDVVFPHCGCDTRKGGHVIVAVGSQNLKLHACREDGTLESQVVALNWDSISQWEADDEATAFCIKYNRVDKSPKWVKIYTPYYMYLLDCFERIIEESKWVDTGE, encoded by the exons ATGTTGAGTTATCATCatgtttatttagaaaatgttttaaattttcg aaATGGTGTTAATGTTGAAGGAGCTACTCACAAACAAGtcgttgatttaattaaatctggAGGTGATGTTTTAACTTTAACCGTTATTTCAGTAACACAACAG gaagCTGAACGTTTAGAACCAACCGATGACACTCAGGGTTACTCTTACATCGATTACAGTGAAAAAAGATCTCTTCCAATAAGCATTCCTGATTATAATTACAATGAACGAGGTGGTGAACGCTACGTGGCTTTCAATATTTACATGGCTGGTAGACATTTGTGCTCGAGAAGGTATCGAGAATTCGCAAAACTTCATAACGatttaaaaaaggaatttataG GTTTTAATTTTCCCAAATTACCCGGAAAATGGCCGTTTACACTCAGTGAACAACAATTAGATGCACGCCGGAGAGGATTAGAACAATATTTAGAGAGAGTTTGCGCCGTTAGGGTTATTGCAGAGTCTGATATTATGCAGGAATTTTTAACCGATCAAGATGATGAGAATAATAGTAGTCCCGTTGATTTAAAA gTTTTATTACCCGATAGAGAGGTTATAACCGTTACATTAAGAAAAAGCGCAAATGCTGATGATGTATACGATATggtggttaaaaaaatcaatatgaacaaaagtacagctaaatatttttatttattcgaaATCGTTGAGTATAATTTTG aaCGCAAATTACAACCAACTGAATACCCGCACAACCTCTACATACAAAACTATAGCACAGCTACAAGTACATGTCTTTGTGTTCGAAAATGGTTATTCTCGTTAACGAAGGAGCTATCATTAATGCATGATGTGCAAGCGACTCATTACATTTTTTGGCAAGCCGTCGATGAAGTAAACCGTGGTTGTATTCAAGCCGGGGAACGTCTTTATCAATTAAAAGCGCTCCAAGATAGTACGAGAGCCACGGAGTACCTTAAATTGGCCAGGGAACTTCCTGGGTATGGAGATGTTGTTTTTCCACATTGCGGTTGCGATACGCGTAAAGGTGGGCACGTTATAGTCGCAGTTGGTAGTCAAAATTTAAAGCTACACGCGTGCCGGGAAGATGGAACGTTGGAGAGTCAGGTTGTTGCGTTAAATTGGGACTCGATATCTCAATGGGAAGCTGATGATGAAGCTACAGcgttttgtattaaatataacCGAGTTGATAAATCACCGAAATGGGTTAAAATATATACGCCTTAT taCATGTATTTGTTGGATTGTTTTGAACGGATAATCGAGGAGAGTAAATGGGTTGATACTGGAGAATGA
- the LOC111416426 gene encoding tyrosine-protein phosphatase non-receptor type 9 isoform X1, with protein MAASLTHDQECATKNFIELINSRPKRKLGPVSWSTAVKFLFARKFDVSRAVALFDQHEAIRQREGLTRLDSTEEPLKSELQTGKFTILPSRDSTDAAIAVFTAHKHVPTLSTHQMTLQGVVYQLDVALQNPTTQKAGIVFIYDMTNSKYSNFDYDLSQKILTMLKGGYPARLKKVLIVTAPLWFKAPFKILRLFVREKLRERVFTVSLAQLTAHIKRESLPTQLGGLLQVDHNVWLSHCLQSMTTCPESPLPLYGNWNKKKKSYNKVEFNIVDGKTPSPQKKLATNSDLEISSSTNNVDSWAEEANLNPPSSASSGFSDDDSLHGEGAALTMQQLVEYVRDRGRPGLMQEYAEIRSRPPDGNFTVAKIRSNLPKNRYTDVLCYDHSRVILSEIDGETDSDYIHANFVDGYKQKNAFINTQGPLLKTTTDFWRMVWEQNTLVIVMTTRVMERGRPKCHQYWPSDIDGETTYGEFKVRSVAVDSNSDYTVTSLVLINLKTEETRDISHWQFTSWPDYGVPHSAKAMLEFLEKVRRQQTVMVTALGDTWAGHPRGPPIIVHCSAGIGRTGTFCTLDICISRLEDVGTVDIRGTVEKIRSQRAYSIQMPDQYVFCHLALIEYAISKGHLQSADLTGFDQGMDDDSD; from the exons ATGGCCGCGTCCCTAACCCACGACCAGGAATGC gcaacgaaaaattttatagaattaataaattcaaggcctaaaagaaaattaggCCCAGTTAGTTGGTCGACAGCGGTAAAATTCCTATTCGcaagaaaatttgatgtgAGTAGAGCGGTGGCTTTATTCGATCAACACGAAGCGATCCGGCAAAGAGAAGGTTTGACTCGACTCGATTCAACGGAAGAACCCCTTAAATCCGAATTACAAACCGGAAAATTCACAATCTTGCCTAGTAGAGACTCGACGGACGCAGCAATCGCCGTTTTCACCGCTCACAAACACGTGCCAACATTAAGCACCCACCAGATGACACTGCAGGGTGTCGTTTACCAACTGGACGTGGCCCTTCAAAATCCCACAACGCAAAAAGCGGGGATCGTTTTTATTTACGACATGACCAATTCGAAATATTCAAACTTTGATTATGATTTGTCGCAGAAAATTCTCACCATGTTAAAG gGTGGTTATCCAGCAAGATTGAAGAAAGTATTAATAGTAACAGCACCGTTATGGTTTAAAGCGCCGTTTAAAATATTGCGCCTATTCGTTCGCGAGAAACTTCGCGAAAGAGTTTTTACCGTATCCTTAGCCCAGCTGACGGCGCATATCAAAAGGGAATCGCTTCCGACCCAATTAGGCGGACTGCTTCAGGTCGACCATAATGTTTGGTTGTCACATTGTCTTCAGTCAATGACAACTTGCCCGGAATCACCTTTGCCACTTTACGGTAattggaataaaaaaaaaaaaagttataataaagTTGAATTTAACATTGTAGATGGCAAAACCCCATCGCCGCAAAAGAAATTGGCAACAAATTCCGACTTAGAAATTTCTTCATCGACTAATAACGTGGATAGTTGGGCTGAGGAGGCAAATTTGAATCCGCCTAGTAGTGCTAGTAGTGGGTTTTCCGACGATGACTCTCTTCATGGTGAAGGAGCCGCCCTCACAATGCAACAATTGGTTGAATACGTCCGGGATAGAGGCCGACCGGGTTTGATGCAAGAATATGCTGAAATCCGGTCGCGTCCGCCCGATGGAAACTTTACTGTAGCTAAAATTAGAAGTAATTTACCCAAAAAtag gtatACGGATGTGCTGTGTTACGATCATAGTAGGGTTATTTTATCAGAAATAGATGGTGAAACGGACAGTGATTACATTCACGCCAATTTCGTGGATGGATATAAACAGAAaaatgcttttattaatacccAAG gaccattattaaaaacgaCAACGGATTTTTGGAGAATGGTTTGGGAACAAAATACTTTAGTGATTGTAATGACGACGAGAGTTATGGAACGAGGAAGACCGAAATGTCATCAATATTGGCCTTCTGATATCGATGGTGAAACAACGTATGGGGAGTTTAAAGTACGCTCGGTGGCTGTTGATTCAAATAGTGATTACACGGTGACTTCATTGGTTCTTATCAACTTAAAA acGGAAGAAACTCGGGATATATCGCATTGGCAGTTCACTTCATGGCCGGATTATGGTGTTCCTCATTCTGCAAAAGCCATGTTGGAGTTTTTGGAGAAAGTTCGAAGACAACAGACGGTTATGGTGACTGCGTTGGGTGATACATGGGCTGGACATCCAAGAGGGCCCCCAATTATTGTACATTGTAGTGCCGGAATAGGACGAACag GTACATTTTGTACATTAGACATTTGCATATCTCGCCTGGAGGATGTTGGAACTGTGGATATTCGGGGAACTGTTGAAAAAATCCGCTCGCAACGAGCTTATTCAATTCAAATGCCTGATCAATATGTTTTTTGTCACTTGGCGTTAATTGAGTACGCGATATCAAAGGGTCATTTGCAGTCCGCCGATTTAACGGGGTTTGATCAAGGGATGGACGATGATTcagattaa